CAATAATTGAGTACTCCGAGGTCTTGAAAGAGGTGTTTGGCGGGAATGCCTAACGCTCGCTGACCGGGACCTTTTCGAGTGTTCGTGTTGTATGGTCCGTCACACTCGCCGGCTGCTGGAATTCGTCCAAAGGATTTGTCGCTTTCGGCGGGAGTTGGACCAGCGGAACCGATTCGATCGATGATGTTTTTGCCAACGGAGCGGGGTCGCCCAGCTTTCTGTCGATCAACTTCGATATCTGCCGCATGATCATGAAGCAAATACCGAAGAGCGTTGCAAGATAGAATATTGCGAAGATGAATACCGGTTCGGGGTTTGGAACTTTATCGAGCAGGATGGCCATTAACCCGACGAGTATCGCAAGGCCAACCACAGCGACGGCGATCAATGCCGAAACAAGCGATCCCAGGATCGACTTTGTCTGATCGTCGCCTTTTCTAAGCTGTGCACCACAGCTTTTGCAAAAGTTAAGGCTCTCGTCTATTTGTTTTCCGCAGCGGTCACAGTACATTCCGTTTTATTTTCTCTGGGCAGTGACTTCTTCAAGGTCGCGTGTTGTGTGGTCAACGATACTGCCGATCTCGGCCTCCGGGCGTTCGACGAGTTGTGCGGTCGCCGTGGGCCTCAGGTATACCGGAGCAGCCGGATCACCGTTAGCGTCTACTGATCGAGGCAATGTGCCGGTCGTTTTAAATGAACCTTGTCGAAGGATCAGGAAACAGATACCAAAGAGCGCGGCAAAATACAAGAAGGCTATCTTGGTCATGTCACCGGATGGAAATCCATTCTTCGCCAATATCAATACAACGAATATGAACGCGAGAAATCCAACACCACCGGTGTATGCGGCTATGACGGACGAACTCATTCCGGCGAGAGCGTCGGGCGTATCTCTATCGATCCGCCGCCCGCACCTGCTGCAGTAATTTAAGCCTTCTTGTATTTGGGTACCGCAACCAGAGCAAAACATCGTGAATTTTGTTCGAAATTACGACTTGATAGGGCCGATCTTTTCCTCGAGCCAATTCGTAAGATCATCGACGGATTCAATGTGAACCGGCTTTCCCTTCCACGCCTTGATCGCAAAAACGATGAGCATGATGGTCGTGACAAGCGTGAAGATGCCGCTGCCGAGTTCGGCAAGGTCGGTGACATTGCCGACCAAGCCCAGTATCGTCGTGACGATCAATATCCCGACGTGGGCGGCCAGGCCCTGTGCAGCGTGAAATCGGACCTTGGTCTCTTCTTTCGGCAGTATCAGAAGCAAAATAAGGCCTGCGACCAGCCCGATCGAAAAGGGCAGATACGGCAGGCCGATCAGCCACTTTTCCGGCAGGCCGGCTTTGGCGACCTTTCGGCTCGAAGCCTGATTCATATCGGTTAGGCCCACCGGTTGATAAACGGCCGGACTCTGACCGCCATGGAAAGCGTAAGAATTGAACTGCGGTCCCTCAAATCTGCGAGTCTCTTCTTCGGTCACACTCCCAGGCGAGCGAGGGAATTCGGCGGTACTGAAAGGGGATCTCTGGGGCGCGGTGTAAACCGCCGCCGGGCCTGTTTCAGCAGCCGTTCGTGCCTTTTCCGGGAATTCCGGATCGAGCGGATTTGTATCAAACTTTTTGGCCATCGTCACCGATATTCTACGACAAATTAAACTGATTGGTTCAATAAATCGAATTCACCCACGGCCTGAAACCAATTGTCATGTTAACATCGCCGCCGCCGCTATCCAGCTATAACATACCTTGCGAGAGAGGCTAGGATCGATC
The DNA window shown above is from Chloracidobacterium sp. and carries:
- a CDS encoding zinc ribbon domain-containing protein, with translation MYCDRCGKQIDESLNFCKSCGAQLRKGDDQTKSILGSLVSALIAVAVVGLAILVGLMAILLDKVPNPEPVFIFAIFYLATLFGICFMIMRQISKLIDRKLGDPAPLAKTSSIESVPLVQLPPKATNPLDEFQQPASVTDHTTRTLEKVPVSER